The DNA window AGTAGCAGAATTATGAGTTGAATATTCTTCATGTGATGCAGATGTGGTTTCCAAATGATCATGAATTTCAGGATAAGGGAGAATTTCATCAGTTTCATTTAATTCAGAGGAAGCATTATCTTCCTGCTGGCTGAGATTTGGGTGATGCAAGCTTGGTTGAGTGGCTGCATCATCAGTGTTTAAAACTTGTATCTGACTCCCTTCCAAAAATTCATAATCAAAGGGATGAGATGCAACATGAGATGAATGAGAGGAAGCTGAAAAATTATCATTGTTGGCATTATTGGAGTGACAGTAAGGAAAACAATTTTCATAAAATTGGACATCCCGAGATAAGAAAATCTCTCGAGTTTGCTATCTGTGCGAATTGTTTTAACCACTGCATTAAATTGGGTTTTAGCAAAAATGACAAAATCTTTAACCAATGAAGAAGCCTCAGCTTTAGTTTTCATGAATAAAATCCAAGTAAATCGAGAACAATCATCTACTATAGTGAGAAAATAACGCTTCCCAGTAAAAGAGGGAACAGAAATAGGTCCCCAAATATCAACATGAATGAGGTCAAGTACATTAGCTGTAGTACTAGAACTAACAAAAAAAGGTAATCGCTTTTGTTTGCCAAGATGGCAAGAATGACACGGTTCTGTATGTTTTGCACAATCAATAAACTCAAAATTCTTTTGCAATGCAACAAGCCTATCATGAGATGGATGCCCTAATCTAACATGCCATAAAGACTGAGAGAATTGGCTGCAGGAAGTTGCTGTGATGTGAGGAAGAGCTTTGACTTCTTTGTGCAGAATGTACAAACCATCAACATTGCTAGCTGCACCAATCATCTTCAAAGTGTGCAGATCCTGTATCTCACAAGCCTTGTCAGTAAAACTCATTTTGCAATGTAAAGATGCAGTAAGTTTCGAAACTGATATGAGTTTGAAGTTAAAAGTGGGAATAAACAATGCATTAGTGAGAAAAAGATTGTCAGAAAACATAATGGTGCCCATGATGCAGCTAGTAGTGAGTGCTCCATTAGGTAATTTGACAATAATTGGATCAACTTTGAAGTAATTTTGAAAATCTGCCAGGGTATATGATACATGGTCAGTAGCTCCAGTGTCAAGTACCCATGGCTTGTGTTTATTGATTGAAATATTTAGAGCTTTGACATGAGAATCAAATTGTAAAATGTTTACCATTCTACCTTTATAAGGAGAAGGATTTGCTTTGGCTGAAATCTGGTTGACACTATGAGAATGAGGCACATCTTGTTTGCTGAGCAGGGCTAAAAGAGCTTCTCGTTGCTCTGGAGTGAATTCATTAATGGTTGGTTCACCTCTAACCAATTGTGGAGCACTAAAgtcatcattttcatcttcaGGATTGTCTGCTGCAGTTATACAATTGAGGACAGGAGACTTTTTCTCAAACCGGGGTTTGAAGTTAGGTGGATAACCATGCTTCTTATAGCAATTATCCACAATGTGTCCTGATTTTCCACAATGAGTGCACTGCAATTTGATGCGATTTTGCCCCTTTTTAAATGGATTTCTACCTTTGTTGTCAGACTGAGAAGAGGCTGCCAGAATCTTAGCATCTAAGGCATTATCAAAGCTGAACAGCTGCCTTTCTTGCTGAGTGATCATTGACAGAATTCTATTCACACTAGGCAAATCATCCATTAACATAACCTGTGACTTAACAGTGGAATATTGTTCTCCAAGACCACGCAAAAATTTGGTGACTCTGTCCTCTTCCCTGTGTTGCCTAACAATGCCTAAGCCACATTCACATTTAGCACAATCGCAACCAGGTATACTTCTAAAATCATCAATCTCTTCCCAAAGATTTTTCAGTTTGGCAAAATAAGCTGTAACAGATAAATCCCCTTGTTTTAATGCATAAATCTCCTCATTCAATTCAGCTACTCGAAACCTATCACCCTGATAGTAGCGATGCTTAAGGTCATTCCATAATTCGTAACCTATGTTGTTCCAAAGAACACTCTGATAGATTTCTGGACTAAGGGAAAGGTTAATCCAAGCAACTACATAGGTATTGCATCATTGCCATGCCTTGAAATTAGGATCAGTTTTCTCAGGTTTCAGGATAGTGCCatcaataaattcaattttatttttggatgtAAGAGCATTAGTCATAGCTTTGCTCCACGCACTGTAATTTGAACCAGTAAGGATTACATTGGTAATAGATATACCTGGATTTTCAGAAGGAAGTATGTAACAGGGGCTTGAGAGATCTTGATTCGGACTTGTCTTGTTGATATGGCTCTGGATCTGTGCCACTTGACTAAAGAACGCTGCGAATTGCTGCATGTCCATCGCAGGACCACCTCCTGTGGAGCCATcacttgaatttgatttttcttcCATTGCTGCGAAGATACCAGAAGCGGTTGTAATCTTTCTCTCTTGATCTCGTTGATCGGAAACTCGTTATCTCTCCTTAACGGGAAGACAGTTAGACAACAAAGCTCTCATCAAACTCTACGGTGTGAGttcaagaaagaagaagaaaataaatagatgaagaagaagagcgGATGCTGAGATTTCAAATAGGTatgaagaaaagagagaagaaattgTGTGAGTTCAAATCAAATGaaggaaaaggggaaaaataaaattcaccAGTCAAGAACAGCGAACGAGCGTTTCAACTGTAAAGCTGGACTCATCATCCTTCTCTAATCACGTCAACGAATTGTGAATTAGAGAGCAAGTTTCTCATCCTTCAATCAGGATCTCAACGTTCCTCCATCCACGCTCACCGCACCATGTTAAATTTACATGTGAGCATGGAGAAGAACAAGAACAGAGAAGCCAAGAAGGAATTGAGAATTGAACTTTTATAATGATGAGACTCAAAGAATACAAAGCTATAATTTGCTATTTATACAAATACTACTTCTAACAGAATGCTATAGCTGCTCTAACTAACTATACAGCTCAACATGTGCAATCAAACCTACTACTAACAATTTTCTATACAAAGAGAAATAATagctaaaattaacaaattctaactaatagaataaatatCAAGTAACACTTAGATGCATTGCTTCATGATCACTCTGcgtcaacaacaacaataacgcTTACTTTTCCACTTCCCTTATCATATCCTCAAATTCCAATTATCAATTCTTGTAGAGGGTTTCTTCTACTTTCGGATCTTGTTTCAGATATCTACTGTGCTAATTGATTTTGAAACTGACTTCAACTTCTCTGAATTATGGGTGCATGGAGAATCTCTGTGGTAGTGCTGGATTGGTGAAATGCAATGTGAAAGAACACAAGACAGAGCATCGTTCATATCATGCAAGCAAAAGTGAAAGAACACAAGAcagaatctctactttccttgCTTACTGATGATAGTGACAACAATAATTAGTCTGTGACATATTCAGCAACTTATTTTCTTAAGATTTGTCCATATATTAAAATGAGAAAACCATATGCATACGGGCATTTGGTCTAGTGGTATGATTCTCGCTTTGGGTGCGAGAGGTCCCGAGTTCGATTCTCGGAATGCCccaatttctattttattgtcacacttttaattaattacttgtaaCCAAGGAGCATCCTTATGCTTTTCCACTACGAATGCTTTTGCTTTTCCGAATTTTACATAATTACAATTTTACATGACAAGTAAAACAAGCGAATTCACAAAAACCTCgtacttttaataattaatacaaATGATGCATTTACATATGCTtggtgaaataaaaaaaaaatatgagtatTAACATTAAGATAttgaaataaacaaaacaaaacaacttCAGATAAAAGTACAAAGAGAATCACGCATTCATATATGACATAAAGAATTCATATATGGCACCAGGCCACCAGTGAATCTGAAACTCATACTCTTCCATCTCTATATGAAATGATTTCTGAGACTCCAACATGGATAACACCCGTGTTTAGCAGTTGGGTTCCACTTACAATTATGGTGATTATTTCCAAGGTACGCTgggaaacaaaaagaagaaaaaaagtgatTATTAACTTTATGGGCACCTAAATGTTTGACACTTTTTCCCAATGATTGAAATTATTATATCAGAATCCAGAAATAAAGGTTACCAGGTTTGAGTCTGTCCATCCAAGTTGAATCTCTTTGCATGCAAATctgcaagaaaagaaaagaagcatTTAGTCAGCAATGTTTATGAACAACTCAATTAGGAATATGAAAGCAGAGAAGGGTGACCAACCCCATGGCTAGTAAAGTAAGTGCCCATGTTGTCATTGAGGACATGGCTGCTGCATACAAGTTTGAAGCATTCCATTTGGAAATGTTGTGCAATCCAGTGAGTGAGGTTGTGAACCCCACAACGCCGGCAATGAGAGcgaagattatgaagaaaccAGTCGCCATGTTTCCCATTGGGAAGTATACCGGAAACAGGTGTGCCGGAGTGGACAGAACAGATGCTGCAAATTAAAGCAAGATCAAAACCACATGAGTTTGTCTCTAGTANNNNNNNNNNNNNNNNNNNNNNNNNNNNNNNNNNNNNNTTGCTTTCGTCATCTCATAAAGTAAACAAAATTTACCTGTTTCACGTGTTCTTTGAATCGCATGATTCACTGCCCATGAAGCAATCACAAGCACAATGAAGTACAGAACAAGATTCAGTACCGAGAGGAGGAGAGCTGCTGATTTGGAAGCCATGGCGCGCCTCGAAGCTCAAAAGCTGAAAATCAAACTTTGTAATTGCTATGTTCTTGTCTAGCTTGGGAGGTCAACATATATACAAGGAGGTAGTCCAGTTGCATGGTTCTTCTTTGCTGTCACCAATTAAAAAGAACTTTCTTCAATGCAAAGAAATGGCTCGTATTCTTTGATCAATATATGGTTTTCCTCCCTAAGAGGAAAGGAACTTTTCCATATATGTTAACTTAATATCCCAATGAGCATAACTAATTTTGCAGCATAGAAGGGAAAAGAAACCATGTCTATACAAATCATCATTTCATCATATTGGTTTGTGCTTAGTGACAGCACAAAGCAAATGCCGCAAAATTGAACCTTTTCTTGCCAGAATTTTCTAAAGTTACATATAACATGCGCTATAGATGTTAGCACGTGCACAATAGTTATAGATTCATAAGCTTATTTGTTAAGCCATCCTTTAAAAGTGTAAAACTTCTTTTACATCATCATTCATAAGATTTTTAAGATAGTACAAACATGAGGCTAGTTTATAATTAGTAGAAGGTTTTGATACAAACAGGACTAATAAGGTTTTGATACTCCAGCTTCATGCTTGATTTATTCCTAGACAATTTTGGGTCGATGCGAAAAGGCGATGGCATCACGAAACAAAGATTTATTTTAGACCTTTAAGGCTTGTGTTCTGAGCTGCAAGAGCTTCTGCCTCAAGAGTAGGTTCCCATAATATGGAAGTTTCTGCCAGTAATGCTGTCACAACATATGGATCCATGTTTGAAGCCGGGCGCCGGTCCTCCATGTAACCTATGATGaccaagaaaatgtaaatggtAAATATATGACCTTGCTATTACAttgcttgttttgaaaaaccTTTGGAATAAGATTAAGGATCCAAAACGTTTCCACTATTCATCATTCAGTTAGACTTATCAAACACCTgcaaacaaaaagtattgtttGTAATGCACTAATCCTACCTTTCCCATTCTTCTCTGTGTCTCTTCCAACACGGATTGAACAACCACGGTTAGCCACCCCCTGCAAGTTCAATCTTTTTAGTACAGTTCATCAAAGTTTCAGTCTTCAATCAGAATAGGCATTCATGATTTTGATGCATAGTTACATACCCAAGAAAAAGTATCAATGTTGGTTGTTTCATGCTTTCCTGTCAACCTTCTCTCATTTCCTTCTCCATATGCACTAATGTGTTCCTTGTGACGAAGCGATAGGTTGATGATCGCCTTCTTTATTACCTCATAACCATCATCTTCTCTCATGCTCTTGGTACTATAATGCAAAAGATAGTTCATCAACTTACTTATTCAGGATAGCTatgatgattaatgataaaAGCAAGTCCAAAAACCTGAAATTGGTGTGGCATCCTGCACCATTCCAGTCACCCTACAGGGGAAAAATAAAATTCCATAGCATATCTATAAAGATGGCATAGTTATTGTAGTTGAAATGATACCTCTATTGGTTTTGGATCAAATGAGAGAACAACCCCAGCTTGTTCAGTGATTCTCTGTCATAATACAGAAGAACAATAAATCATACACAGAATCCAAAGTCCATAAGACATGAAACAGAACCAGAAATCTGTAATGTAAAGAATTAAGTTGTCTAAGCATATCTATAACTGATTATTTTAGAAGCCagatataataaattacaattacCTCAAGGATGTACCTTGAGCACCAAATATGATCAGCAGCTTCAATACCTACACAAGGGCCAACTTGATACTCCCACTGCAATGTTCATGGAAAGGATAATGTGAAAAACCGAGTTCTTGTATTTATAATCTCTAAACAGAATCCTAGTGTTGAGATCAAAACCTGCCCAGGCATAACCTCTCCGTTGGTGCCACTGATATTAATTCCAGCATACAAGCAAGCCTTGTAATGAGCATCTGCTATGTCGCGCCCAAACGACTTATCTGCCCCAGTACCACAATAATAAGGGCCCTAACATATGAAGGCATATTTAAGTATTTAGCTAGTTACTCATCATGAACCTCACAAATTCATGTGAATTGTGAATGATATCTGAACAGAAAATACCAGCATTGATATTACCTGTGGACCAGGATAGCCTCCTAGTGGCCAACCTAAAGGCCATTTTACATTCTTTTGAAGTAAGGTGTACTCTTGCTCTATTCCGAACCTTAGAACAATCAGTGTAGAATATAGCATCAGATTGTTATAGTTATATTTGTGAGTCTGCATTTTAAAAAGACATGGAGAAGGGCTTATAATAGATACCATGGAACTTCGGCTATAACCTTGGGATGACTA is part of the Arachis duranensis cultivar V14167 chromosome 1, aradu.V14167.gnm2.J7QH, whole genome shotgun sequence genome and encodes:
- the LOC107464890 gene encoding membrane protein PM19L — its product is MASKSAALLLSVLNLVLYFIVLVIASWAVNHAIQRTRETASVLSTPAHLFPVYFPMGNMATGFFIIFALIAGVVGFTTSLTGLHNISKWNASNLYAAAMSSMTTWALTLLAMGFACKEIQLGWTDSNLRTLEIITIIVSGTQLLNTGVIHVGVSEIISYRDGRV
- the LOC107464881 gene encoding glutamine synthetase leaf isozyme, chloroplastic is translated as MAQILAPSTQWKMKIAEIYSTYTTPTTSKMSSLLLRQNKKGAHTSSNKFQVLAIKSENSTINRLENLLNLDITPYTNKIIAEYIWIGGTGIDMRSKSRTIPSPVEHPSEIPRWNYDGSSTGQTTGVDSEVYLYPQAIFKDPFRGGDNILVICDSYTQEGEPIPTNKRHGAAEIFSHPKVIAEVPWFGIEQEYTLLQKNVKWPLGWPLGGYPGPQGPYYCGTGADKSFGRDIADAHYKACLYAGINISGTNGEVMPGQWEYQVGPCVGIEAADHIWCSRYILERITEQAGVVLSFDPKPIEGDWNGAGCHTNFSTKSMREDDGYEVIKKAIINLSLRHKEHISAYGEGNERRLTGKHETTNIDTFSWGVANRGCSIRVGRDTEKNGKGYMEDRRPASNMDPYVVTALLAETSILWEPTLEAEALAAQNTSLKAKKNHATGLPPCIYVDLPS